One window of Flavobacterium ammonificans genomic DNA carries:
- a CDS encoding PASTA domain-containing protein, which yields MSLRKYLTSRVFVGQVLAALAIIAVLGYLFMHWLTFTTDHGHEIAVPNLSKLTEEQVEDKLDELDLDYVLLDSVDFRGDYPAFTVVEQDPLPGTKVKVGRKVYIKINASGYSSVKLPDLIDKTYREAVPTLKAIGLEEGTITYEPSLGKDMVLAMRYKGRNLKPGERVMKSSKIDLVLGDGKMSYEEEVQIDSTATPEEETPLDEQ from the coding sequence ATGAGTTTACGTAAGTATCTAACTAGTCGGGTGTTTGTGGGTCAAGTTTTGGCTGCTCTCGCTATTATTGCAGTTTTGGGTTATTTGTTTATGCATTGGTTGACTTTTACAACTGATCACGGACATGAAATTGCCGTGCCGAATTTAAGTAAACTAACCGAAGAGCAGGTAGAGGACAAGCTAGACGAGTTGGATTTGGACTACGTACTTTTGGATAGTGTTGATTTTAGAGGCGATTATCCTGCATTTACTGTGGTAGAGCAAGATCCATTGCCAGGCACGAAAGTGAAAGTGGGTCGTAAAGTATATATTAAAATTAACGCATCGGGTTATTCTTCTGTGAAGTTGCCTGATTTGATTGATAAAACCTACCGTGAGGCAGTTCCAACATTAAAAGCCATTGGTTTAGAAGAGGGAACGATTACCTATGAGCCTAGTTTAGGAAAAGATATGGTGCTAGCCATGCGCTACAAAGGACGTAACTTAAAACCAGGAGAGCGTGTGATGAAATCGTCTAAAATTGACTTGGTTTTAGGAGATGGGAAAATGAGTTATGAAGAGGAAGTACAAATTGACAGTACGGCAACACCTGAAGAAGAAACCCCATTAGATGAACAATAA
- a CDS encoding iron chaperone has product MAKTKPNDTEGVNRYIANLPLEQQIALERMRHIIKNTVPEAQEFISYSKPAYHFHGMIGSFAAFKNHCSFFPWNAQTIIDFAAELKDFKTSAGTIQFTPDKPIPEELLQKILRYRVAGNLEKKKK; this is encoded by the coding sequence ATGGCTAAAACAAAACCCAACGATACTGAAGGCGTAAACAGATACATTGCCAACTTACCCCTAGAGCAACAAATCGCTTTGGAGCGTATGCGCCATATCATAAAAAACACCGTTCCCGAAGCACAAGAATTCATTAGTTATAGTAAGCCTGCTTACCATTTTCATGGCATGATTGGTAGCTTTGCTGCATTTAAAAACCACTGCAGTTTCTTTCCTTGGAATGCGCAAACTATAATTGACTTTGCTGCCGAACTCAAAGACTTCAAAACCTCAGCAGGAACCATTCAATTCACTCCCGACAAACCAATTCCAGAAGAACTACTTCAAAAAATACTGCGCTATCGAGTTGCGGGTAATTTGGAAAAGAAGAAAAAATAA
- a CDS encoding RluA family pseudouridine synthase, which yields MNNNTESFDLEDELFEHFKFEVPKGQAFLRIDKYLMGLIPNATRNKIQNAANDGNIFVNDEIVKSNYKVKPLDVIKVMLSHPPFENHVLPENIPLNIVYEDEALLLVNKEPGLVVHPGHGNYTGTLVNALAFHFENLPMNSSERPGLVHRIDKDTSGLLVIAKTEAAMTHLAKQFEAKTTEREYMALVWGNVANDAGTIEGNLARHLKDRMQMAVFADPEIGKPAITHYKVLERFGYVTLISCQLETGRTHQIRAHMKHIGHPLFNDERYGGHLILKGTTFTKYKQFIDNCFKALPRQALHAKTLGFIHPNTGEMMRFDTELPDDFKDCLERWRNYSKSHTADEE from the coding sequence ATGAACAATAATACCGAATCCTTCGACTTAGAAGACGAATTATTTGAGCATTTTAAATTTGAAGTTCCCAAAGGGCAAGCCTTTTTGCGAATAGACAAATACTTGATGGGATTGATTCCTAATGCGACTCGAAATAAAATTCAGAATGCCGCTAACGACGGTAACATTTTTGTTAATGACGAAATTGTAAAATCCAATTATAAGGTCAAGCCGTTGGACGTGATTAAGGTGATGTTGTCGCATCCGCCTTTTGAAAATCATGTCTTACCTGAGAATATCCCTTTGAATATTGTGTACGAAGATGAGGCGTTGTTGTTGGTCAACAAAGAGCCTGGTTTAGTTGTGCATCCTGGTCACGGGAATTACACTGGTACTTTAGTGAATGCTTTGGCGTTTCATTTTGAGAATTTACCGATGAACAGCAGTGAGCGTCCGGGATTGGTACATCGCATTGATAAAGATACTTCGGGCTTGTTAGTGATTGCTAAAACGGAAGCAGCCATGACGCATTTAGCCAAACAATTTGAAGCCAAAACGACCGAAAGAGAATACATGGCGCTCGTTTGGGGGAATGTGGCTAATGATGCTGGAACGATTGAAGGTAATTTGGCGCGACACTTGAAAGACCGTATGCAAATGGCGGTTTTTGCTGATCCCGAAATTGGTAAACCTGCGATTACGCATTATAAAGTTTTAGAACGTTTTGGGTATGTGACGTTAATTTCGTGCCAACTGGAAACGGGACGTACGCATCAGATTCGTGCGCATATGAAACACATTGGACACCCGCTATTTAATGACGAACGCTACGGCGGTCATTTGATTTTGAAAGGCACTACCTTTACCAAATACAAACAATTTATAGACAACTGTTTTAAAGCCTTACCAAGACAAGCCTTACATGCTAAGACCTTGGGCTTTATTCACCCGAATACGGGCGAAATGATGCGTTTTGATACCGAATTGCCAGACGACTTCAAGGATTGTTTGGAACGTTGGAGAAATTACTCTAAATCGCATACTGCAGATGAAGAATAA
- the yaaA gene encoding peroxide stress protein YaaA, which translates to MKIVISPAKSLNFEKELPTTQFTQPSLLNESKKVHAVLKQQSPAELSQLMSISDKLADLNWQRNKAWKTPFNPTNSRPAVYAFDGEVYNGLDAYSIPMEQLDLLQDRLRILSGLYGVLKPLDLMQAYRLEMGTKLPIGESKNLYDFWKTTVTASLNKELKKGELFVNLASNEYFSVVDTKALKVPVISPDFKDYKDGKLKMISFFAKKARGMMVRYIIDTNAETIDDLKGFNYEGYQFDDNLSKGNNLVFTR; encoded by the coding sequence ATGAAAATAGTAATTTCCCCAGCCAAGTCGTTGAACTTCGAAAAAGAATTGCCTACCACGCAATTCACACAACCGAGTTTATTAAATGAATCTAAAAAAGTACATGCGGTTTTGAAACAGCAATCACCAGCCGAATTATCGCAATTGATGTCAATTTCGGATAAGTTGGCCGACTTGAATTGGCAACGCAATAAAGCATGGAAAACGCCTTTTAATCCTACTAATTCACGTCCTGCAGTTTATGCTTTTGACGGAGAGGTGTATAACGGTTTGGATGCCTATTCCATTCCAATGGAGCAATTGGACTTGTTGCAAGATCGTTTACGCATTTTATCGGGTTTGTATGGCGTTTTAAAACCTTTGGATTTGATGCAAGCCTACCGATTGGAAATGGGAACCAAATTGCCTATTGGCGAAAGCAAAAACTTATATGATTTTTGGAAAACTACAGTAACGGCTTCATTGAATAAAGAATTGAAAAAAGGGGAGTTGTTTGTGAACTTAGCAAGCAATGAATATTTTTCGGTTGTCGATACCAAAGCGCTAAAAGTACCAGTCATTTCGCCCGACTTTAAAGATTACAAAGACGGCAAACTAAAGATGATTAGTTTCTTTGCAAAAAAGGCGAGAGGTATGATGGTGCGTTATATTATTGATACAAATGCCGAAACTATAGACGACTTAAAAGGCTTCAACTACGAAGGTTATCAATTTGATGACAACTTATCGAAGGGGAATAATCTGGTTTTTACGAGATAA